The Elusimicrobiota bacterium genome window below encodes:
- a CDS encoding LysM peptidoglycan-binding domain-containing protein, protein MRRPALLALLLGLCTGVWAQEVEFQNVVVKPGDTLWSISQKYLKDPTRWNEILKHNTLPSSDPTIALPGMTLRVPKELIKEDLRSAELVHLVRKVLHRKKDKADWEETRLHQDLYHGEGLRTLGDSWARVRFYGGGLLSVDPNSMAILKAPRKDDHDLRLMSGSIHATQARVATPSARIIPKGADTRYSARVLDDLSTRVQVLKGLADVQGSGKTVEVKEGFFTEVPVDRAPAPPAKIPNFGELKAEFQDMGAPGGREAQVALRRAPAAGTDGLATPTIGQAVFNMKDLEVGIPVAAYHVQVSKTENFDKNLFDHLFDVDEKIDLGIANLPKGRYFARVAIIDLLGTKGRFSPAREYVVGARTAVESSAGFTAYFEVQRPATDRVNARGRSFRAYGKTDKGIEVRINGQRAPVDEEGIFSLELPVKVGSNELRFDFLDQRGNTRTLTREVVIEAPY, encoded by the coding sequence GTGAGGCGGCCGGCGCTCCTCGCGCTGCTGCTGGGCCTCTGCACCGGCGTCTGGGCGCAGGAGGTCGAGTTCCAGAACGTCGTGGTGAAGCCCGGCGACACCCTCTGGAGCATCTCCCAGAAGTACCTGAAGGACCCCACGCGCTGGAACGAGATCCTCAAGCACAACACGCTCCCCTCCAGCGACCCGACCATCGCCCTGCCCGGCATGACGCTGCGCGTGCCCAAGGAGCTCATCAAGGAGGACCTGCGCTCGGCGGAGCTCGTCCACCTGGTGCGCAAGGTCCTGCACCGCAAGAAGGACAAAGCCGACTGGGAGGAGACGCGCCTGCACCAGGACCTCTATCACGGGGAGGGTCTGCGCACCCTGGGAGACTCCTGGGCGCGCGTGCGCTTCTACGGCGGCGGGCTCCTCAGCGTCGACCCGAACTCCATGGCCATCCTCAAGGCCCCGCGCAAGGACGACCACGACCTCCGCCTCATGAGCGGCTCGATCCACGCGACGCAGGCGCGCGTCGCGACCCCTTCGGCGCGCATCATCCCCAAGGGGGCGGACACGCGCTACTCGGCCCGCGTCCTCGACGACCTCTCGACGCGGGTGCAGGTCCTCAAAGGTCTGGCCGACGTGCAGGGCAGCGGCAAGACCGTCGAGGTCAAGGAAGGCTTCTTCACCGAGGTCCCCGTCGACCGCGCGCCGGCGCCTCCCGCGAAGATCCCGAACTTCGGCGAGCTCAAGGCGGAGTTCCAGGACATGGGCGCCCCGGGCGGTCGCGAGGCCCAGGTGGCTCTGCGGCGCGCGCCGGCCGCCGGGACGGACGGCCTGGCGACTCCGACGATCGGGCAGGCCGTCTTCAACATGAAGGACCTGGAAGTCGGCATCCCCGTCGCCGCCTACCACGTCCAGGTCTCGAAGACCGAGAACTTCGACAAGAACCTCTTCGACCACCTCTTCGACGTCGACGAGAAGATCGACCTCGGCATCGCGAACCTGCCCAAGGGACGCTATTTCGCCCGGGTGGCCATCATCGACCTGCTCGGGACCAAGGGACGCTTCTCCCCGGCGCGCGAGTACGTCGTGGGAGCCCGGACGGCGGTCGAGTCGTCGGCGGGGTTCACGGCGTACTTCGAGGTCCAGCGCCCGGCGACCGACCGCGTGAACGCCCGCGGCCGCAGCTTCCGCGCCTACGGGAAGACCGACAAGGGGATCGAGGTCCGCATCAACGGCCAGCGCGCGCCGGTCGACGAGGAGGGCATCTTCAGCCTCGAGCTCCCGGTGAAGGTCGGCTCCAACGAACTCCGCTTCGACTTCCTCGACCAGCGCGGGAACACCCGCACCCTCACGCGCGAGGTCGTCATAGAGGCGCCCTATTGA
- a CDS encoding ATP-binding protein, whose protein sequence is MNWFSKSLRKRLTLVMTALALLPSAFLGWQLLRVNRVGMQASVLELHTKLAERTADGIGVYLKNLDDKLRFLFSVLRKPDISWQTRQEMMSSLIESHTDISEVAVMRGGKELLKVYNPDLAQGEVFEASEEGWREYQRTRTRTVWIRGGTDGTPRLDVYYPLSEVTDIRVSVALKTLRQTISAERVGGTGFATLIGPKGNPLIYSEERLPASERAGFPQWPIVKTALGAVSTGSSEFSWPDGRRMVGAYAPVPEIAGAVLIQQPEGEAYLAAVEMKRTALWVIVLICMAAVIVAFTVARRLTEPLLLLTRSAEEIAQGRFPEKVELHTGDELQSFADTFNRMSERLRGYAEMQVDRLVLEQRKTEAILFSIGDGILMADNDGNIQLANRRAREILGHPEGVEGKPIAEVLPKESPLREAVLEVAAKPGKEVIKEIDLSTEEKRLFLRVSAEPLVSPAKNTVQGVVIALHDVTLEKELDQMKEEFLQSITHDLRNPVGSILGFLDFLRKGVVGVLNAQQTSMVESMHKSATRLLGLVNNILDLAKMESGRVEVSLKEASLAGLAGQAIEILSALAQRRGIRVELSAADECTSSVDPDQIARVVQNLLGNAIKFSPDDGKIVVSITEKSDHHLLCVADSGPGIPASHLEKIFAKFEQVPGQKRGGTGLGLTISKRFVEAHLGRIWVESELGKGAQFYFTLPKNLRKNEAGEVLVAAPVPEKP, encoded by the coding sequence ATGAATTGGTTCTCCAAGAGCCTTCGAAAGCGCCTGACGCTGGTGATGACGGCGCTGGCGCTCCTGCCCTCCGCGTTCCTGGGCTGGCAGCTCCTGCGCGTCAACCGCGTGGGCATGCAGGCTTCGGTCCTGGAGCTCCATACGAAGCTCGCCGAGCGGACCGCCGACGGCATCGGCGTCTACCTGAAGAACCTCGACGACAAGCTCCGCTTCCTCTTCTCCGTTCTGCGCAAGCCGGACATCTCCTGGCAGACGCGCCAGGAGATGATGAGCAGCCTCATCGAGAGCCACACCGACATCTCCGAGGTCGCGGTCATGCGCGGGGGCAAGGAGCTCCTCAAGGTCTACAACCCCGACCTGGCCCAGGGAGAGGTCTTCGAGGCGAGCGAGGAGGGCTGGCGCGAGTATCAGCGCACCCGGACCCGCACGGTCTGGATCCGCGGCGGCACCGACGGGACCCCGCGCCTCGACGTCTACTACCCGCTCTCCGAGGTCACCGACATCCGCGTCTCGGTCGCGCTGAAGACCCTGCGCCAGACGATCTCCGCCGAGCGCGTCGGCGGCACGGGCTTCGCGACGCTCATCGGCCCGAAGGGGAACCCGCTCATCTACTCCGAGGAGCGCCTGCCCGCGAGCGAGCGCGCCGGCTTCCCGCAGTGGCCCATCGTGAAGACCGCGCTCGGGGCCGTCTCGACGGGGTCGAGCGAGTTCTCCTGGCCCGACGGCCGGCGCATGGTCGGCGCCTACGCCCCCGTTCCCGAGATCGCCGGAGCGGTGCTCATCCAGCAGCCGGAGGGGGAGGCCTACCTGGCGGCCGTCGAGATGAAGCGCACGGCCCTCTGGGTGATCGTGCTCATCTGCATGGCCGCGGTCATCGTCGCCTTCACGGTCGCCCGCCGCCTGACCGAGCCTCTGCTCCTGCTGACCCGTTCGGCCGAGGAGATCGCCCAGGGCCGCTTCCCCGAGAAGGTGGAGCTGCACACCGGCGACGAGCTCCAGAGCTTCGCCGACACCTTCAACCGCATGTCCGAGCGCCTGCGCGGCTACGCCGAGATGCAGGTCGACCGGCTCGTCCTCGAGCAGCGCAAGACCGAGGCCATCCTCTTCTCCATCGGCGACGGCATCCTCATGGCGGACAACGACGGGAACATCCAGCTCGCCAACCGGCGCGCCCGGGAGATCCTCGGCCACCCCGAAGGGGTCGAGGGGAAGCCCATCGCCGAGGTGCTCCCCAAGGAGTCGCCTCTTCGCGAGGCCGTCCTCGAGGTCGCCGCCAAGCCGGGCAAGGAGGTCATCAAGGAGATCGACCTCTCCACCGAGGAGAAGCGCCTCTTCCTGCGCGTCTCGGCCGAGCCCCTCGTCTCCCCTGCGAAGAACACGGTGCAGGGCGTCGTCATCGCGCTCCACGACGTCACCCTCGAGAAGGAGCTCGATCAGATGAAGGAGGAGTTCCTCCAGTCGATCACGCACGACCTGCGCAACCCGGTCGGCTCGATCCTGGGCTTCCTCGACTTCCTGCGCAAGGGCGTCGTCGGGGTGCTCAACGCCCAGCAGACCTCCATGGTCGAGTCCATGCACAAGTCCGCCACCCGCCTCCTCGGCCTGGTCAACAACATCCTCGACCTCGCGAAGATGGAGTCGGGACGCGTCGAGGTCTCGCTCAAGGAGGCCTCGCTCGCCGGCCTCGCCGGGCAGGCCATCGAGATCCTCAGCGCGCTCGCCCAGCGCCGGGGCATCCGGGTCGAGCTCTCGGCCGCCGACGAGTGCACGAGCTCCGTGGACCCCGACCAGATCGCGCGCGTCGTCCAGAACCTGCTCGGCAACGCCATCAAGTTCTCGCCCGACGACGGCAAGATCGTCGTCTCCATCACGGAGAAGAGCGATCATCACCTGCTCTGCGTCGCCGACAGCGGCCCCGGCATCCCGGCCAGCCACCTCGAGAAGATCTTCGCGAAGTTCGAGCAGGTCCCCGGGCAGAAGCGCGGGGGGACCGGGCTCGGCCTCACCATCAGCAAGCGCTTCGTCGAGGCGCACCTGGGCCGCATCTGGGTCGAGTCCGAGCTCGGCAAGGGCGCGCAGTTCTATTTCACGCTCCCGAAGAACCTGAGGAAGAACGAGGCGGGCGAGGTCCTCGTCGCCGCTCCGGTCCCGGAGAAGCCGTGA
- a CDS encoding glycosyltransferase family 87 protein, with the protein MMKVRVIDSFLERHPRVHLSLKAAVWGAFAAGLYHAVVHPYVTQWDFKLYLSCAKTLGLGFNPYDEGQIVKACGYQWGMPCLYPPLMLQVYRPFLWLSPGFEQYGSQYLWSFLKLLAAAGLVALWRKRFVEIRHELFTLLFFLLAYGSPLVVDIRAGNVAVFEQLLLWGGFAFMLSGRDVPFVACILLSALAKQTPAAFLVLLVLRPRPRWGLFLGACVAYAGTLGLNYALFPALTAAYFEKLAATMSIWRGESGLINCSTDAFLRSVLALVSPGRSPEALTLLFTAGVLAVSGWAHFRRLTKGGGERSLEIVFFTCVTYALVVPRLKDYSYLLLLLPTFYILERTDSSRLRWAIFACAFVNSLKSLGLRFGLGEAAVLLSYFKWYALVLVWVAYLRHFARVPRAGGLPAPSSR; encoded by the coding sequence ATGATGAAGGTCCGCGTCATCGACTCGTTCCTCGAGCGCCATCCGCGGGTGCATCTTTCCCTCAAGGCCGCGGTCTGGGGCGCCTTCGCGGCCGGCCTCTATCATGCCGTCGTGCACCCCTACGTGACGCAGTGGGATTTCAAACTCTATCTCTCTTGCGCGAAGACCCTGGGCCTGGGCTTCAACCCGTATGACGAGGGGCAGATCGTCAAGGCGTGCGGCTACCAGTGGGGGATGCCCTGTCTTTATCCGCCGCTGATGCTCCAGGTCTATCGTCCGTTCCTGTGGCTCTCCCCGGGGTTCGAACAATACGGCAGCCAGTACCTGTGGTCGTTCCTGAAGCTCCTCGCGGCCGCGGGGCTCGTCGCTCTCTGGAGGAAGCGCTTCGTCGAGATCCGCCATGAGCTTTTCACCCTGCTCTTCTTCCTTCTCGCCTACGGCAGCCCCCTCGTGGTGGATATCCGCGCCGGGAACGTCGCGGTCTTCGAGCAGCTCCTCCTGTGGGGCGGGTTCGCTTTCATGCTCTCCGGCCGGGACGTCCCCTTCGTCGCCTGCATCCTGCTCTCCGCGCTGGCTAAACAGACGCCGGCGGCTTTTCTGGTCCTGCTGGTCCTGCGGCCCAGGCCCCGCTGGGGGCTGTTCCTCGGCGCCTGCGTCGCCTACGCCGGGACCCTCGGACTCAATTACGCTCTGTTCCCTGCGCTGACGGCGGCCTATTTCGAGAAGCTCGCCGCCACGATGTCCATCTGGCGGGGCGAGAGCGGCCTGATCAACTGCTCGACCGACGCTTTCCTGCGCAGCGTCCTCGCTCTCGTCAGCCCCGGCCGTTCCCCGGAGGCGCTCACCCTCCTGTTCACCGCCGGAGTGCTGGCGGTCAGCGGCTGGGCGCACTTCCGGCGCCTCACGAAGGGGGGGGGAGAGCGCTCCCTCGAAATCGTGTTCTTCACCTGCGTGACCTACGCCCTCGTCGTGCCCCGCCTCAAGGACTATTCCTATCTTCTCCTGCTCCTTCCGACCTTCTACATCCTGGAAAGGACCGATTCCTCCCGCCTGCGCTGGGCGATCTTCGCCTGCGCCTTCGTCAACTCGCTGAAGTCCCTGGGCCTGCGGTTCGGCCTCGGCGAAGCCGCCGTCCTCCTTTCCTACTTCAAGTGGTACGCCCTCGTCCTCGTCTGGGTCGCCTACCTGCGCCACTTCGCCCGCGTTCCGCGCGCGGGCGGACTTCCGGCCCCCTCTTCCCGCTGA
- a CDS encoding ABC transporter transmembrane domain-containing protein, which yields MALLCFAAAPGPGPYEALAQTLPVPAAAAPLSPVGSVLSGAVPRSIKIPGQWIAGRGLPGAVLLLPVLNAPPVSPAVTASAPATLPTQAPESAASPAWAAASVPTAIAAGKEAAESRPLPAEGSRASAEDASPLTLGDPAVGTLRELGSRLDRQSQAQESESRKSSLDAVFEGMRRGVSDAPAAPVPTGTLGPEKDSSPALARPIDAEADGAGASVPSAAPERERLRGRIAGGIRKAALAVREMFLGETEFTALRRPYRGRMNLVRTILVVQSVMGTALAYSTGAFVDAAIAHAGPLALAWFAGMAALTVARILTSRYNVILTERVKVGMRQDFRMTFFTHVQRLPASYAQKGDAPEITMRLLTDVGRVTTKNVDIPLQTPMLVVQLALATAFILKTSLPLALGILISLPVLSFISGRYGKNMAAQQKNISAVQADIIRLGQDLFDGNRDARATGGDAHATSVYRGRSAAYESLWLAVATLSANYGALRDFLQTAFSEMLILGAGFMSFILTGYPSVGQIMSLRGYANDLRGAFSGILDRYNEGRAADGGLSRVNELLKALTTASDAPGAKDFSGSAVSFRGVRYSLPGRGEVLRGAEFSVLPGEHVLVVGGETLSRRSLVDLLFRLDAPTAGSIHAGGADVADLKRESLIAKTAIVSGDAASFAGTLRENLLFGVAKRVADEDVLSALRRAGAGSLLAPARMPQGLDTLVEDAAGVALDAEQRQRLALARAVLRDPAVLVGEDLGVGLNTGDARGLRGDFEALSRGRTTLTFASAPENGEAYDRIVVLHDGLVAESGTHAELMALGGRYKALTEPPLIERKD from the coding sequence TTGGCGCTGCTCTGTTTCGCCGCCGCTCCAGGGCCGGGGCCTTACGAAGCGCTGGCGCAGACCCTGCCGGTCCCCGCGGCCGCGGCGCCTCTGAGCCCCGTCGGGAGCGTCCTGTCGGGAGCGGTCCCCCGGTCCATCAAGATCCCGGGACAGTGGATCGCCGGACGCGGCCTGCCGGGCGCCGTGCTCCTGCTTCCCGTCCTGAACGCGCCTCCCGTCTCTCCCGCCGTCACCGCCTCGGCCCCCGCGACGCTCCCGACGCAAGCGCCGGAGTCGGCCGCTTCGCCGGCCTGGGCAGCGGCGTCCGTGCCGACGGCGATCGCGGCGGGAAAAGAAGCCGCAGAGAGCCGCCCTCTCCCGGCCGAAGGATCGCGCGCCTCCGCGGAGGATGCCTCGCCGCTCACCCTGGGGGATCCCGCCGTCGGGACGCTCCGGGAGCTCGGCTCCCGGCTCGACCGGCAGTCCCAGGCGCAGGAGTCCGAGTCCCGGAAGTCGTCGTTGGACGCGGTCTTCGAAGGCATGCGCAGAGGCGTCTCCGACGCCCCTGCCGCGCCGGTCCCGACCGGGACGCTGGGACCGGAGAAAGACTCCTCGCCGGCCCTGGCCCGCCCCATCGACGCGGAAGCGGACGGCGCGGGAGCATCCGTCCCTTCGGCCGCGCCGGAGCGCGAAAGGCTCCGCGGACGCATCGCGGGCGGCATCCGCAAGGCCGCCCTTGCCGTGCGCGAGATGTTCCTCGGAGAGACCGAGTTCACCGCGCTGAGGCGTCCTTATCGCGGCCGGATGAACCTCGTGCGGACCATCCTCGTCGTCCAGTCCGTGATGGGGACGGCGCTGGCCTACTCGACGGGCGCCTTCGTGGACGCGGCCATCGCCCATGCCGGCCCGCTGGCGCTCGCCTGGTTCGCGGGCATGGCGGCGCTGACGGTCGCCCGGATCCTCACCAGCCGATACAACGTCATCCTCACCGAGCGCGTAAAAGTGGGCATGCGGCAGGATTTCCGCATGACCTTCTTCACGCACGTCCAGCGGCTGCCGGCTTCCTACGCGCAGAAGGGCGACGCGCCCGAGATCACGATGCGTCTGCTCACCGACGTGGGCCGAGTGACGACCAAGAACGTGGACATCCCCCTCCAGACGCCCATGCTGGTGGTCCAGCTGGCCCTGGCGACGGCCTTCATCCTGAAGACGAGCCTGCCGCTGGCCCTGGGCATCCTGATCTCCCTCCCCGTCCTGTCCTTCATCTCGGGACGCTACGGGAAGAACATGGCCGCCCAGCAGAAGAACATCTCGGCCGTGCAGGCGGACATCATCCGGCTCGGGCAGGACCTCTTCGACGGGAACCGCGACGCGCGCGCCACCGGCGGGGACGCCCACGCGACCTCGGTCTACCGCGGTCGCTCCGCCGCCTACGAGTCGCTGTGGCTCGCGGTCGCCACGCTGTCCGCGAACTACGGCGCGCTGAGGGACTTCCTGCAGACGGCCTTCTCGGAGATGCTGATCCTGGGCGCGGGCTTCATGAGCTTCATCCTCACCGGCTACCCCAGCGTCGGGCAGATCATGTCCCTGCGCGGCTACGCCAACGACCTGCGCGGCGCCTTCTCCGGGATCCTCGACCGATACAACGAGGGCCGCGCCGCCGACGGAGGCTTGAGCCGTGTCAACGAGCTGCTCAAGGCGCTCACGACCGCTTCGGACGCTCCCGGCGCGAAGGACTTCTCCGGCTCGGCGGTCTCCTTCCGCGGGGTGCGCTACTCGCTGCCGGGGCGCGGAGAGGTCCTGCGCGGGGCGGAGTTCTCGGTCCTGCCGGGCGAGCACGTGCTGGTCGTCGGCGGCGAGACGCTCTCCCGGCGCTCGCTCGTGGACCTCCTGTTCCGCCTCGACGCCCCGACCGCGGGTTCGATCCATGCCGGCGGGGCCGACGTGGCCGACCTGAAGCGGGAGAGCCTCATCGCGAAGACGGCCATCGTGAGCGGGGACGCGGCCTCTTTCGCGGGAACCCTGCGCGAGAACCTCCTCTTCGGCGTCGCCAAGCGCGTCGCCGACGAAGACGTCCTCTCCGCCCTGCGCAGAGCGGGCGCCGGCTCCCTTCTCGCCCCGGCCCGCATGCCCCAGGGGCTCGACACGCTCGTCGAGGACGCCGCGGGGGTCGCCCTCGACGCCGAGCAGCGCCAGCGCCTCGCGCTGGCCCGGGCCGTCCTCAGGGACCCCGCCGTCCTCGTCGGAGAGGACCTGGGCGTGGGGCTGAACACCGGCGACGCACGCGGACTTCGCGGGGATTTCGAAGCCTTGTCGCGGGGGAGGACGACGCTGACCTTCGCGTCGGCCCCCGAGAACGGCGAGGCGTACGACCGGATCGTGGTCCTGCACGACGGGCTGGTCGCGGAGAGCGGGACCCACGCCGAACTGATGGCGCTCGGCGGCCGCTACAAGGCCCTGACAGAGCCCCCGCTCATCGAAAGGAAGGATTAG
- a CDS encoding MFS transporter, which translates to MIQRAKRATAVLLIASILVGLPGPTVLRASAQTVQTAAAGARVQTAFPTAFVSVRPGTPAVASYGSSLLLPSVLPGVSAAPSTQGRVEAAVFHARETPAQAHGVPVRMGGAAWKAPVRPVHLGSFSGVQAGADEDASATVLQSGEDLARGLDGSSPGDPEAGSRLSSFYDLDGRAGSPAEEAVVLPPEAEPTLTALADARDALSVDELPAGAPVPTPLRAAAAKARRAMLGTSFLKIGMEVVVLSGQLIAMRYFGSAAWVAAMAIVWAGSMAAGSGLSGGLLDRKPANKVVAFAMAAQALSVAAMAAVVLGGAVTPAVILPLHALGGLLFGVVMAGRECLPARLFERKQRPLEEFNSKNHIAFQAMGTLAPLLFGFVLQRFGLAAALCLHPPAFLLGALVFYGLDIPAAEAAGKTAAWSMKSSLQQFLSDLRSGAGVVFGRKDLRLVMLVNSGAMAMNRVIKTLVMPLFAKTVLAEAAKTAWLASASNFGQLIGAAILLRTLAGGGRSEPAPHRWIPWLALGTFSLWTFSLGADLHAALLMLSFLGLAWAGNFIGMNSYLQSTLPDASAGKAMGFMKTVETSVVMAALYLLGALFDAIPAAWAFPAFGILATVVAAAYMFAWLRLSQSSQRVKK; encoded by the coding sequence ATGATCCAAAGAGCGAAGCGGGCGACCGCCGTACTCCTGATCGCGTCCATCCTCGTCGGCCTCCCGGGGCCGACGGTCCTTCGAGCTTCGGCGCAGACCGTTCAGACCGCGGCGGCGGGTGCCCGGGTCCAGACCGCCTTCCCGACGGCGTTCGTCAGCGTCCGGCCGGGTACCCCGGCGGTCGCATCGTACGGCTCGTCGCTCCTGCTGCCTTCCGTTCTGCCGGGGGTCTCTGCCGCGCCATCGACGCAGGGCCGGGTCGAGGCCGCGGTCTTCCACGCGCGGGAGACTCCTGCGCAAGCGCACGGAGTCCCCGTACGGATGGGGGGAGCCGCATGGAAGGCCCCCGTCCGTCCCGTGCACCTCGGGTCCTTCAGCGGCGTACAGGCGGGGGCGGATGAGGACGCGTCGGCGACGGTGCTCCAGAGCGGCGAGGACCTGGCGCGCGGTCTCGACGGCTCCTCCCCCGGGGATCCTGAGGCCGGTTCGAGACTCTCCTCGTTCTACGACCTTGACGGCCGCGCCGGGAGTCCCGCCGAAGAAGCGGTCGTGCTCCCGCCGGAAGCCGAGCCGACGCTCACGGCCCTTGCGGACGCCCGAGACGCCCTCTCCGTCGACGAGCTTCCGGCGGGCGCCCCCGTGCCGACGCCGCTGCGGGCGGCCGCGGCCAAAGCCCGCCGGGCGATGCTGGGGACGAGCTTCCTGAAGATCGGGATGGAGGTCGTCGTCCTCTCGGGGCAGCTCATCGCGATGAGGTATTTCGGAAGCGCGGCATGGGTCGCGGCCATGGCGATCGTCTGGGCGGGTTCCATGGCGGCCGGCAGCGGGCTCTCCGGAGGGCTGCTCGACCGCAAGCCGGCGAACAAGGTCGTCGCCTTCGCCATGGCGGCGCAGGCGCTCAGCGTGGCGGCGATGGCCGCGGTCGTTCTGGGCGGCGCCGTCACCCCCGCGGTCATCCTCCCGCTGCACGCGCTCGGCGGCTTGCTGTTCGGCGTCGTGATGGCCGGACGGGAATGCCTCCCCGCCCGCCTCTTCGAACGCAAGCAGCGCCCTCTCGAGGAGTTCAACTCGAAGAACCACATCGCCTTCCAGGCGATGGGGACCCTCGCTCCGCTGCTCTTCGGGTTCGTCCTCCAGCGGTTCGGGCTCGCCGCGGCGCTCTGCCTGCACCCGCCGGCGTTCCTGCTCGGCGCGCTCGTCTTCTACGGGCTCGACATCCCCGCAGCGGAGGCGGCGGGCAAGACCGCAGCATGGAGCATGAAGAGCAGCCTCCAGCAGTTCCTGTCGGACCTCCGGAGCGGAGCCGGAGTCGTCTTCGGCCGCAAAGACCTCCGCCTGGTCATGCTCGTGAATTCCGGGGCCATGGCCATGAACCGCGTGATCAAGACCCTGGTGATGCCGCTCTTCGCGAAGACCGTGCTCGCGGAGGCCGCCAAGACGGCGTGGCTGGCGAGCGCCTCGAACTTCGGCCAGCTCATCGGGGCGGCGATCCTGCTCAGGACGCTCGCCGGCGGAGGACGCTCGGAGCCCGCTCCCCATCGCTGGATCCCCTGGTTGGCCCTCGGAACCTTCTCCCTCTGGACCTTCTCCCTCGGCGCCGATCTTCACGCGGCGCTCCTCATGCTCTCCTTCCTGGGCCTGGCCTGGGCGGGGAACTTCATCGGCATGAACTCTTATCTGCAGTCCACCCTCCCCGACGCGTCGGCCGGCAAGGCGATGGGCTTCATGAAGACCGTCGAGACCTCCGTCGTCATGGCGGCCCTCTATCTGCTCGGCGCGCTCTTCGACGCGATCCCCGCCGCCTGGGCGTTCCCGGCGTTCGGGATCCTGGCCACGGTCGTCGCCGCGGCCTACATGTTCGCCTGGCTGCGTCTATCCCAGTCCTCCCAGAGAGTCAAGAAATGA